The Motacilla alba alba isolate MOTALB_02 chromosome 3, Motacilla_alba_V1.0_pri, whole genome shotgun sequence DNA window GCACTTTGTGAGACAGCAtggagtaggaaaaaaatgtatctctGTCACTACATGTACAGAGATGCACTAAAACAGTTTGTGCTGTAATTCAGCTCATGTAAGTCTTGTTTGTGTTCTAGTTGCCTGCTAAGCATATCTGTAGTAGATGTCCTACTGtcatttctggaaaaatctgtgTGGGCTTCAGGATGAGAAATATATCAAGACTGTTTTCCAGTAGAGAAGGCTATGGTTATGAAGGATTCATTTTGCTACCCCTGTTGTAGGGGAAGACTAAAGCCATGGAGCTGTGACATTGAGGAATATTGGGAATAGCGGTAAAATGCAGAACACATAAGCCTGACAGCAGATTTGATGAGTCAGTGACTTGGTGCCCAGTGCTTTCCCCTGTGTTAGCCCACTGGTCTGAGGACTGGGTAATGCTCAGTCTGCAGGCAAAACCCATTAAGAAATCAAGGGAGACACCTCTACTGTGCTGCCAGGGTTTTGCACCTAAGAGAACACAGCCATAGGAGCTTTAAGTGGTGTGGTGACTTCCCTGTGTCTTACATGGTGCTGACAAGAAATGAGAAACCTCGTGTCTCCCCAAGAAATGAGACTGTTAAGCAGTGTTTTCTCCAGCTGAGTGAATGACAGTCGTCATCTGCCTTCACCAGTACAGCACAGGCTGCCTTGAGGAGCCTGAGACACCTTCTTTCTTATATTTGTGGGGGGGAAGAGTGTGACATTTAGGGACTGCTTTGAGAACCAAGCCTGCAGTTGGGCAGCCCATTTCAGTACTGTTACCTCTGTCTTGGTTATGGCTTCCtggattttcagattttttttcttcaaaccaAGACTCAAGGACATCATCAGGCTTAGAAATCTGGTAATTACAATCTTGTCTAAGACACTTTCATTTATATTCATAAGCTTAGTCAATACCTTGACATGCTTTATCTGTTGATGGGCTTTTAAGAGTTGTAGAAAAGCAAGGTGATGCCCAGGTACACTGTGGCTCTACTCTTCAGCTCTTCTAAAAGCATTGTTTAGTGCCATTTTGAAGTATGAGCTATGTAAAGAATCATCTTTTCTATTAGCCTTTCTGATATGTAGGAAAATTCAAGGACATTTCCCTCCATGGCTGGACAAGGATTTATATAAAGCTTCTTGTCAGATGTTCCAACAGCCTGTGAGATACACAAAATCCATTTGAATATCAGTAAAATCTTTTAAACACATGACAGTTGTACTCTCTCTGCCTCAGAGGCATCTGTTTATACTAAAATTCAGGAGCTGCCTTCCTggttatatatataaaaaagaaaaaaaaatcttcaagtgTTTTATCAACACCTCTTTGCCTTTTAAGTGGATATTTTATGACCACATGCTTTTCCCCTGGTATTTGGGATGTTATTTTTATATCCCTGTTAACACAAGTTGAAAGCAGATCAATCTTCTTTGTTTATGCTTAACGTCTTCTGCAATTTCAACAGGTGAATGACAAAAGTGGTAAGGGAAAAGAGAAGTCTGGTGTGATTTGTTTTTATAGGAAAATAGGAACCATAACAGAAATGTACTGCAGATAGTTATTTCCATTTCAAGTAAATGTTGATAAATCACTGCTAATAAGTAACTTCATATCTGGTCACTGATAGGCAGAAATCTCATCTTTTCTATAGTCTGCATTCAATGACAGccagtattttaaaactttgctgTTTTGGTGACTTAAAGTAGCAACAacttattattaataataagcTGAAAAACTAAGGAAAGTGCCATCTACTTTTTTGTCCCAATTAATTTTCTCTCCCTGGCatattcctttgctttttcatttacatGCCACACTCTTCAGTAAATGCTGTGCACCTCTACCCCAAGGAAAACATGTTCTGACAATGCTCTAATGATTTGGAAAGCTTAAGGAAGTTCAAGTCTTGGTTTCTGCCACAAATCTATTTGAGTTTTTAGCCACTTCTATATAATGTCGTCTTTTATTTGTGCCTGTGAGCCTAGAAACACCTACAGTATTAGCTAGAATGCTGGAAGGGCATGTGCTTGGAGAGAAATGCTTTAAAGCATAAATAAGGTGAGTCGTTCTCCTTATCATGACATCAAGTACTGTAAGAGTGCAAGCCTAGGCACTCTTGGTgtataaaaaagcaaaaagtcaGGGGCTTGATCAGGGATGGGGGCTCAGAAGGAACCAAGCTCTATATGTCTATAGCTCATTAGAAACAGACATATTTGTGAGTTCTCTTTCCAGTTTCCTGCCTGTTAAAGGTAATAAGAAGATTTGTGGTTGCATGGCAGATAAGCTGGGGAGCAAAACTCAGTCACTGGGCCCTTAGAAGCTGGGggtgtatttgtattttttagcCACTGCtaggcagagctggaaggatAGCTCCTGGCTTCCCTAGTTGGAGGGGATATGGCagttcccagaggagcagctctcccaaGGAACTGGCTGAAGCCCATTTGCAGGAGGTTTTCTTTGTCCCAAGCACACCTATGTGCAGCCCAAATGTGTCACCATAAAACCTCTTGGCACCTACATGGTGCTCCCCAGCATAGAATTTCAAAGCCCTGTGTGTGTGCGGGCGGCCCCATGCTCGCCTCTGCTTTGGGGGTGGGAGATGAGTTCTGTGGATCACAGAGCTGGGGCTTGCCTAGGGAGCTTCTTCCACTGTGAGCCCTTAACCACTGGGGAATATTCTCTACAAGGCAGTTATTCTTGTCCTCAAGAGGTGATTTGACCTCCTCGCCCCCCTCAGGGTCTATGTCTAGgtattgctgctgctggcagccaacACTGCTGCATCCTTTgtacagagcaggcagagaagcTGCCGTGCTCCTGGGTTCAGGTGGAAAGCCTGCCTTGCCAAGTGAGCCTGTGCAAGCCTCCTGAATCCTGGGCTAATCCTGCCTGCAAGGCCTCGTCCTTTGCACTGCTGTGCCTCCTGCTAAACAGAGCAGCATCTTATCCTTCCAGCTGCCCCAGAACAGCCTCTGGCCCCTGAGGTAGAAAATGAACCCAGAGTCTCTTGTTATATCGTTGGTACCAGCAactgctccctccagcagcaccaactGCCCGGCTCACGGCACCAAAGGAGTTAACTGGTATAAATTCCATTGTATGTAACTGCCTGTTCTGCcctgcctttttcttccctaataaaagGTTTAGGATGGGTGTGGGGCTGCCATCCCTCTTTTCCCTGGCTTCTGAAACTTTTAGCACTGTGTGGTTACACCTGGTCCCCCCTCAGCAATTCAGCCAGAGAGGAGGCAAGGGCACAACTCTCAGCATGAAGAACAGctcaggacacagctgctgGGGTCCAGTTGTCTCACCTGATTTGGTGCCACTTGCCCATTCCTCTTGCCCTCAGCCTGCTTCTGGGCTAGTCTCTGGCTCAGTGAGAAGAGTGTATTTTAAAGTCTGGAAATACTtgtttaaaaggcagaaatgtatttatatgGTAATCTGGTGGTAATTACTTTATCAGTAAACTGAAAGACTGGTAGTTCAACCAAATTGCAAGGCCCTCTGTATCTCAAGGCTTCTCCTGACGTTCTAAAATCCActtcaattaaataatttctgcagaTCTTATAATATACTTtatcctttttctctttagaaTTTGAGAACTGTTCTGCtgtcctttccttttttatggCTAGTATCACTTAAGAAGTATGATTTCATGTACCTGAGAAGACAGTGGTGATGGTTTCTTCTTTAGGATACACATTCTGCTCTCCAAGTTACTAAGGAATTTCAATGACATGCTAATCTGCAAAAGGGTGAGCTCTTGGGGACAGAGGAGTTAATTTAATTGTGTAGGACTAACCCCAGTTCCCTCTCCTGTATCTTTTCACCATGCGGAACAACTCTATCAGACAGagtataatttaattttgcagcCGTGGCCTTTCCGCTATTTTAGCTTTATTTCCATGTATATTTTTAACACATTGTGTCGAGAGAAGGTGCTTGTATGTGAGAGACATTCTCTACTTCTGTGAGTTGTGCAACTTTTTCAGACTGAGGTTCAAATTTTTACCTCTTTTCTACAGATTATTGCTGCTAGAATTAAATACAGCTTTATGGACCTCACACTCTGGAAAGTTAGATCTTATAAGTGGGGAATCTCTTGATCCCTTTCACATCATGTGATATCCTAAACTCCTGGGcctaaaggaaaaagaggatgAACCTGAACTGTATTCAATTTTATTGAGAATAACAAAATCCAACATTTAATAGCAGTAGGCCTTGTACCATCTTGTACTTTGAATACAGTAAGTCAGATTATTTTCTCTGGATCAGTGAAATATGTGTGTCAAGGGAAAGAATTACAAAAGGTGGGGCTTATAGAGATGTTTCATGTTAGGCAGAGCAAGaattcatttctttctgaaggGGAGGAACAAATCTGACCCATCCTGGGAAATCTCAGGCATGGACAGGTACTAAACCtacctcttcctccttttcccaccaTCCCACAGGTGAAAGGAGAGATCCCGTGGGAGGGGATCGAACAAATTAAATTGTGCATGAGCAGAACCTATTCTACTAAACTGTCTGCATTGGGGATGTGGGCTTTGGCCCCACTGTGGCACAGGGAGTCTTTGCCCAAGGTCAGCTTCGatgcagctctgtcctgctggagcctggagcagtGGGATAGACACAGCCAAGGTCTGGCTCACTGACACAAAGGCAGTACCATGTTCTGCTGAGAATCACAGCCTTGCCTCATGGCTTACCTAGGGCTGTTGTTCCACCTTGCACTTGCAAGGAGAGGAATTCCTTGGGCATGTAAAAAGTTACAGCTCAGCTGCTTCAGGGCATTTACCTCCCCATTTCACTGGGGTGGTGGGGAGTTCTGATTGAGCCACGTCTCCAAGGTGCAGGGTACCTCCTCCTGGGCCTTTCTCCATACAGCATCACCCAGCTTtgtgagcagcagcttcctgatGCCATTAGTCTTTGTTTGCAGATAGGTAAACTGAGGCAAGCAATGCTGGATGACCAACCAAGGtcacaaataaaataacaattaaaGCAGACCTTTTTAACTCCTTGTTTCTCTGCTTTAACCATGACCCTACAGGCTTTCATGGCTGGAGTCCTACAGTCCCTACCTGTAATTTCAGGTGTAGAACATTTAAAGGACAAGGTTAGAAGTCTTCCCACAAATATGTCTTTGAGAAAGAATGTGGGATCAGGCTTTCAGTTATGGTTCTGTGCAAAGTCGCATGGGTATCATGCAGTTTCAATCCTTTGCAAAATATTCAGACTGCCTTTCCTATGTGGCAGATCTGCTGAAATCTGGATAAGCTGCACAGACTTACACTGAGGAATGCTCTCCTGACATCAGTGTTGCCACCTCATATTTCTATTTTGACAATTTTATAgggctttaaaaattattctactTATACCCTTGCTGAAACACGAAAGCCTGTAACAAATCTAACATGGGTTAGTTACAAACAGAAGCGTATGGGATATGCTTAGATGTGGTTACATCTGAGTGATAGTAGTACCTGCATAAATTTGAGggtagttgttttttttgtgataGTGCTGGATTTCATTCTGATTGCCCCAATATGCACATACTATGTGAGAAGAGAATCAGCCTAGGCTGatccttggaagaaaaaaaatgtacaaagatAACTGTAATTCCCTCCAaacaaacagagagaaagaaaaaaaaacagggaatgaAGTTTTAGCTTTGTGATTTTCTGCTACAGGATTTATCCACAAATCTAAACCATCTGCCCCACAGAGTCATGCTGATCTGTGGAGAGACAAACCTGTTaccttccagctcctctgctctctaTATGCCTTACATCTCCTCCAGCAGAAAAAGTTAATATGACTTAATTAGCTCCCCACAACTGGGGTTTGCTCCTCTCTGGCTTGTTTCATAGGCCAAGTCTTATGACTTGGCAATGAGATTTACAGAGCAGCACATACTTTGAGTGGCCTGGTGCCCATCCATTGAAAGTCAAAGTCgctaaaaattaaaactccATCCccagttgttttgtttctttagggtttttttaatcttttgtgtgcatgtgttacAGGATTGTGACTGGCTGTAGAAAACAGCTGATCTTTGATAGGCTAGCCCTCCTAGCTTTCAGTACACCTTGAGAATAGAACTTCATATCTTTGTGAAACCTGAATCAATTTATTTCATGTCGGAGAGTAAGATATCTCAATCTAATCTTGTTTAAGAAATTTGATGTAAAAGTCTTCCATCATTTATTGGCACTGAATAAGGGTTTTTTACacattaaatgcagaaaaaatatatacttctgtatatattaataaaaagagAGGACTTAGCAGTTTATCTGTACAGAATGTCAGTTTgcttatatttcattttcaatatTTAGCAGTCATCACTAGATTTTACTTATCTATCAATCAGATTTATAATACAGGATACAGATTATGAcacatttatttgtttacatGCAAAGATGTTCTCACTATTACTTAGTTACTTGATTTTTAGGTACAGTGGAACAGGTGGATAAATAGACAATACATGAACTAAATACATGTTTTTTGTCATCCTATGATTAAAGTGCCTACAACTCAATACACTTAGTATTCTTATGAAGCtgttgtcattttttaaaattcagtttaacaCCTCTGGATTTACTATTGTCCTTATAAAACAGGCTCAGTCAGATTACAGTGATATGTAAATCCTAGGAAGATcggctgtctttttttttttacttttttatcaGACTAGGTTTAATGTTTCTCAAAAgcttattaaaacaaaacaaaaaaatgaaattgaaaaaaaaaaaaaaggcaaagagcaAGACTTGTGTCTCAGCAACCTGCAGCTCAGGTTTTCAGGCAATCCTACATCACCTTCCAGCACTGCGTCCCAAGGTACCGAGGTGGTTCCCCTTCCCTCGCGTCCTCCTCTCACACCGGGCCCCGCCGTCCTCCGACGAGGGAGAAATGTCGATGtattttgtttgtaaagacCCTGAGCGTGCCGGGGCAGGCGCTCCCGGCGGGCTCTACGCCCGCTTGACGCTGTTGAGGAGCTCGGTCAGTTCGCTGATGTACTTGATGGTGTACTTCAGGGTCTGTATTTTGGTGAGGGGCTGGCCCCGCTGGCTGTAGATGGGGGGCAGGTAATTGCGCAGCGTGTGGAGCGCGTCGGCCAAGGTCCTCATGCGCAGCTTCTCCCTCTCGCTGGCCTTCCTCCGGCGCTGGGCCGACATCCGCACCTTGGTGCCCTTGGGCAGCCGggcctgcccggggctgggcaggtAGGCGGGGGGGAACTCCACCAGGCCGTATCCCGCCaggccgctgccgccgctgctgtAAGGGGTCTCGGCCGCCGCCGGACACGGGGACGAGGAGTAGGATTCGAAGGAGGGCGTCGGGGACAAGCTGTGCGGGGGCGACATGGGGTGCAGCTCGAAAGGCCCGGCGGAGCTTTTCCAGTCCCAGGATGACAAGCAGGCGGAGTGTTCCGAACCCAGGGCGTCTTCCATGTTTACCAATGCCTCGTGCAGCTTGTCCATGCCGGAGGAGCGCTCGGGAGAAGCGATGCCCTCTGCCCACCAGCAAAGGCTGCAGCCGCCGGCTGCCGAGACCTTTTTATGATGGAGGCAGGAAAGTGACAGAGTGGGAACACGGGTTTGGTGCGAGGAGTTCAAAGGAGCGCCAGAAGTGCTAAGATAGAAAATGAACTCCTGATGTGCTAGTTTCTTCTCAGTGATAATTATCAACCTTCAGCTAAAAAGCCTTTAAGCTAACAGGCAACAgcaagaaaggaggaaaaaaagattatcTTCTCGCAACTAAACCGATTAAGGCTGCGCATCTACATTGAGTGTTCTGCTAGGGGGAGAAgtgctgagagaggaaaaaagaaaattaatcatTTTACAAAACAGTTTACAGatctggaatttttttggtcGCTGACACAGACCCTCAATTTAAGCCATTGAGCCCTGATTTCTGGGTAACTGAAGGTGATGGCACCACAGCAGTGAATATGTGACCCATGCTGACTGCTGCTGGGCTAGTCTCTTATCTGCATGTTAATTGTGAAAGTCAAAGATGGTTTGtttgcatttgtgtgtgttATGGCTCTCTGTGGATTTTTCCTCTCATGAGAGTGCAACTCATGAGAAACCAATCACTTTGGTTTTCAAtatgagaaaggagaaaagaactgCAATGTATTCCCCTGCAGTTTGTAGCTTTATGGGCTATTTTAGTACAtgactgggaaataaaaaaggaaaactgtaatTGTAAACAAGGTCAAAGTCCcattaaaaataggaaaatgtaatttaaaagaaaggtcTAGGAAGCAAAATATACAGTGTATAAACTTTGGGTCCAGACAAAtgtttttgaaatttgttttgaaatttaattcaAAGTAATATACAGGTTATATATGTGTTAGAGAAGAGTAGAAGCTACTTCTGTAAAATTTTCTACCTCTAGGAATCTGTTCTTCTGGCAAAAAAgcccttttccagcccaagTTCAATGCAACAGTAGTTATATGTTACACAGTTCAAGTGAAAATGTATAACTTATAAATTAATGTCATTAATAACAAGCACTTTTCATCTCTAGGCTTCAGTACAGCTTACAGTGATGATTGATGTTCTCTATTACTCTGGGGAAATGGGTAAGTGGAGGTAAGGAGGAGCTTTCCCCAACTCACACAGCAAAGCATTAGGAGAGCCAGGAAAACTGTCCAAaactcctgagctctgcagctgttgAGCAGCTTGGCTGCCAGCCATGACTTTGTGTTGGCACATAATGGAAGcaaaatgtaatatataatgAGAAGAAGGGGAGAAGGAGTGTCAAcctggagaaaaaataaaagcaggatttATTTTAGAGTTTCCTTCTGTGTAATGATCTCTGTGTGCTCCGTAATCCACTCCAAACAAAGGCAGGGAATGCCTCAGCATTGCACACAGCCTGCTGAGGTTTTCTGGAACATGCCACTTCTTTCTGTGAAATCCTCACTGCAACCACGCAGAAAAACCCAATCCAATACTCACCATAGTCACTGGGAAGGCTTTTGTGAGTTTTTCTGAGTTAGGTATCAAAACATTAGGAAGCATCCTATGGTTTAAAACTTACTGGGTTTATCCTGAGATGAGTGAGAAAGTACCAAAAAGTGAAGGATTTTTGCATTTCAACTAGGGCTGAGAAAGTTTGACTATCATGACATCTACCCTGCACAAGAACTCAGGGCACAGCTCCTACAGACAGGATTGCTTTGTGTTTTATGGCTACCTCATCATATTCTGAGCTCTTCTCTAGTCCTTCTTTaaggaaaatgagattaaaCAGTCCTAAGAAGCACAGAGATACTAAAACTGCTAAAAACTTAAATTAAGACAAGGTGACATGTATTTTCTGTGACTTCAGTGATCTGAATGGTTTCATTGAGTACACAGAATGGTCACAATGTCACAATTTAGACACAAGATCTAATTTTGCATAAATAGGAAACTTGTTCTGTCccactctttttccttttccctccctgtaTTTGTGTTTATAGTGTCTTTTCCATTTGATAGGGCCCCTGCTCTTATttcatgtctttttcttttttttcctcttaacacagcaattaaaagactacaaatacagaaataggaggagagggaggtggAAAAAGAGGCACTTTTGTCAGggtgtggaaaggaaaagaagcttcccaatatatgtatgtatatatgcatgtataCATGTCTACATGTACATAATATATACATATGgactatataaatatattaaaaatacacatagTGAGCACATATATAGACTGTTCTGTACAGCAGTTTCATTTTGGAGCCAAATAGCAATTTAATGCAGTCAAATTTAGAAGCAAAAACTTCAACAAGTCACTTGTTTGCTGATTATAAGTAATGTACCTCACCAGTTAATTTACGGGTTAATCACAGAAAGTGTTGCTCAGACACCAAGAGGGGAAAGGATTTTGTGCACATCCAAGATTCTGTATGGATTTTTGCTGGGAATGAGAGATTAACACATTCTGATTTCATCTCTGTGTTCTTATATATTGGGATTCAGATGAGATAAGGCAGGGAAGAGGAATGCAGATTATAGCAATAGCTGTATCTTTTATCTTATCAGTAAATGTAGAGCAACCAAGGCAGGATATTAGAGTATGTAGACAATTATTCTGGTTGCATGAAAAATCACTGGATCTTGTAAGTTTATGCTCTTGTGAACTGTTACACATGCAAGAAAAATTTACAGGCTTTTCTATATTAATAGACATTATGGGGCTAATGCCTTGCAGTTGCTGTACATCCTCTTGTGCTCCCTGACACTGTTTTAGCTTGGTCACACTTATTTATGTCCCAGATTCTGCCTGGCTGTGGTCTGGGAGAGGCCACCGAGGACACAGGAGTGAGCAAAGCGTTTCCCCAGACTAAAGCCAGCATTGCCACAACACATCTTCAGAGCCAAAAAAGGGGCTGTGCCCTGTTTGCTCTGCTGATGGAGATGCAGACAGAGGTTCTGTTTGGAAAACCAGCCACCCATTTCTGGCCACAGCCCCCAAGTTCCCTAAGAAGACTCAAATGAAGCGTGCCTCAGCTTTGGCTGAATTGGGAAGCTGTGTAACACCTCTCCATGATCCTGGTGTGATCCACAGCCTGTGTAAGTCAGCAGAGTCTCGTGGCATGTAGCTGCTCTTGGATTAATTTGTTTTGGACTATGCTACATTTGCACCCACAAGAATTAGAATTCTCACTTAGGAAATTATCTCGCAAAATATATAAGAAAATtataacacagaaaaatcaacaGGAATGGTAGAACAGTTCACAGTGTTATTTATAACACTTTAAAAAGTATCTTACAGAGGAATGTAAGGCTACAGGCTAGATACCAGGTTTATTTTTCTACACCCTATGACAACTGGATGCTCTCATTGAAGTACTAAGAAAGTCTAGTATTTCAGGTGGCCTCTTCCTAGACattaaatacacagaaaaaggaaaaaaaagttttgcaatttttattttattctgcctCCTCAAAATTTTAGGAATTTCCTTTTTATCCATTAATAATGTCAAAACATTGAAGGAAAGTGAGATACTAGGCTAACACCAGTGAAATATGAACTGACAAAAAATGATAAGGCATATTCTTGACTGGTAGTTTggattttcatttcaataatCTATTCGGCTGTACAAAGGCTAACATCTCAATCTTCATctcctttaaaattaaatgttcctTGCTCATATTTTTGAATTCATCACAGGAACATGGATGCATGGAAGGAGCAaaattttttccacttaaaaaaacccacaccaccCATGGCATAGAAAATTTCTAGGGCTTcaggttttaaatttaaaataagtaagCCAGATAATATGACATGATTAtgtatagtaaaaaaaaaagcatttttgtgtACAGTAATTTACAACTGATAGAATCTTTTTTTCTATATTAGAATGTACTTCCACCGCGCTGTGATTTTGGTAGGAGAAACATACAGTGAGTAAAAAACTGCAGTGGCTGGGAAGAATGCCAGCTGAAACTGAGTAAACATGGATAAATGTGTTTAAATAACACTAATCTCATCACAGTCAGCCTCCTTTACAATCAGGATAGAAGTCTAGGCTTATTTTTCACAAGAAGTAGATCATACTAACATCCTTGTAGAGCACTTAGATGATACAGTCTTGTCTTGTAGTTTgtaaggtgaaaaaaaaatacatctccCAAAAGTTTTTAAAGTCACTTCACCTCCTCTTTTACAAACAGCTCCCCCAGTTTTGGCTGCAACACCGCCCGCTCGCTGTGGAGGTGTCTGTGGCCTTCCTGCACGAGGAGTCAATCGCCACATATAAAATGTGGGGCAAGCAGCTGCAGGTCTCACTAACTTCAGCAGACGCAGCAGGTGTTCAACACTTCTGAAAAACACTGTTGAACACCTCTGTTTACATCCAAGCTGGCaataaaggaaggaaaggatCCACCACATTTGTTATCCAGACTCACATTAGCCACCAGATaatgcttctctttctctcctttttaagGCTTTGCCTCAGTTtggatggaatttttttttttttttttttctttttttttttttttttaatttttagtccTTGAAGCTCCCTTCCTACTTGTGGAAGAAGGTTTAATTTGGGTCCAACCCCAACTGAAACAAATAAGACTTCTGAATAAGCAAGCTGGTCAACAAATCCATatatttggggtgtttttgagGTCAGTATGCTGAAGAATGCAGATGCATAGCCACTTACAGttcccagagagaaaaaaggcagTAAGAGGACAAGGACCAATTCTAAGTCCAGTGGTATAAGAGGGAGGCCAAAACCCTTACTATAATCAATGAAAATAATATGTAAATTAGATGTCTAATTTTTATTAGACAACTAGACCATCTTTAGTCAAGCAAATCTGTGGCTAGCACAAAAGAAACTGTTGTTATTAATTTGTAGTAAGATCAGAAACAGTCTAGTTCTAATGCTGTTAAAAAATCCTGCcataaagatttaaaattttttatgttCTCAAGGGTGCAACTCCAAAATATCCAGACTGAACCCTGCTCATGGAGAAGAAACAGTCGAGTGAGTATCACTGATTTCTCAAGGGCTTTGCATAGTGAACAAGCATCTCTCTGGTGTTGGGCTGGTAGGATCAGAACTTATCTATTTGCTTTACATCCTCAAATGTAAGTATTTGATCCTCCAAATAGTGTCAGTCCTCATCGACTGACAAGTGACATCAGCTCCGCAATTCATTTAAAACATCTGATCTCCAAGCAACTGGCTTCCCAGATGAAAAGCCCTACGTGTGGAATTTACACCTACCCACCTTTTAAGTAGTGAGTTTATTACCTAGTGGTTTTCAGCTGATATTTAGGAATGTCTTTTTAATACCCCTGTTAACAGAAGTTGAAAGGAGGTTCGGCTATGTGGTTGGTCTTTAATGTCCACTGGCTACTTCAGCCAGAAGGAAGGAGCAaagctgggggaggaaggagagccTAATAAGATTAATTTTGCTCAGAAATGAGAAGTAACAGATATTATCAAAATAATAGAAgctgtttctgcaggaaaacTCTGTTAGCACTTAGTGCAGCTAATTATGTCAGCTTTCacatttagttttaaaaactgTTGTGTGCTGTAATGGAGAAGATATATCTCCATTTTTCATGGGAGAGGTGGAGGGTTACTTGTTCTAAGTATTTCAAGATCAGCTATACCTCCTTTCCTACCC harbors:
- the MSGN1 gene encoding mesogenin-1; this translates as MDKLHEALVNMEDALGSEHSACLSSWDWKSSAGPFELHPMSPPHSLSPTPSFESYSSSPCPAAAETPYSSGGSGLAGYGLVEFPPAYLPSPGQARLPKGTKVRMSAQRRRKASEREKLRMRTLADALHTLRNYLPPIYSQRGQPLTKIQTLKYTIKYISELTELLNSVKRA